CGCCAGCCCTGCGACGATGCGCTCGCCCAGCCCGCCGGCGCCGATGAAGGTGGCGACCGTGGCGACGCCGACGTTCAGCACCGCGGCGGTCTGGATGCCGGCGAAGATGGTGGGCGCGGCCAGCGGCAGCTCGATGCCGCGCAGCACCTGCCCGCTGCGCAGCCCGAGCGCCAACCCGGCCAGCCGCATGCCCGGCGGCAGCGAGGCCAGCCCGGCGTGCGTGTTGCGCACGATCGGCAGCAGCGCATAGAGCGACAGCGCCAGCAGGGCCGGCACGAATCCGATGGCGCCCACCAGCGCGATCAGGAACGCCAGCAGCGCCAGCGAAGGCACCGTCTGCAGCATGCCGACCAGCGCCGCCAGCGGGCGGCCGAGCCGCGGGCGCCGCGCGGCCAGCACGCCCGCCGGGATGCCGATCGCGGTGGCGATCGCGACCGAGGCGAACACCAGTATCAGGTGCTCGCGCAGCAGCCGCGGAAGGTCGGGGGCCAGCAGCCGGTCCAGGAAACCCTGGCCCTGGGTGGCCCGGGCGGCCGCCACCGCGGCGCTGCCGCCTGCGCCGGCCGCCCGGTTGCGGGCCAGGAAGTCACGGGCCACCTGCTCGAAGGTCCTGCCGTCGATCTCCGCTTGCGCGTTCATCGCCTGCATCGCGCGGTCGTCGATGCGGCCGGCCAGCGCCGCAGCCAGGATCCGCTCGTCGAGCGTCGCGCGCATCAGCAGGACCGCGTCGTAGCGCGGAAAGAAGTGGCGATCGTCCCGCAGCACGCGCAGCCCGAGCCGGGCGATCTGCGCATCCGTCGTATACGCATCGACCACGTCCACCTGCTTGCGGGCGAGCGCCTGGTAGGCCAGGCCGTGGTCCAGCCCGCTGCCCGGCGTGAACGGCAGTCCGTACGCCGCCTTGAGGGCGTTCCAGCCGTCGGCGCGCACCAAGAACTCGTGCGACAGGCCGAAGCGCAGCGGTGCGCCGGTCTTCGCCAGGTCGGAGAGCGTCGCGATGCCGAGCCGCGCGGCATCGTCCTCGCGCATCGCCAGCGCATAGCTGTTGTTGAAGCCGAGCGGCACCGCCGCCTTCAGCCCCTTGGGGGCCAGCCAGCGATTGATCTGCTCCAGGGATGGGGCGGCGGCCTCGGCACCCTCCTTCTTCAGCAGCTCGCGCACGATCGTGCCGGTGTACTCGGGATAGAGGGCGATGGAGCCCGTGGCGAGCGCCTGCTCCATCACCGCCGTGTTGCCCAGCCCCTGGCGGTGCACGGCCGGCACGCCGGCGTCGACCAGCACCTGGCGTGCGATCTCCCCCAGCACGTAGCTTTCGGTGAAGCGCTTGGAGCCGACCACCACCGGATCCGCCCCCGCTGCCGGGAGAGCCGCCCCCAGCAGGCCGAGGGTGAGGACGAAGGCCGCCAGGTTCATCTCACCCGGAAAGGACGTTCATTCGCCTTGCCCGAGCACATCGGCCAGCGCCAGCAAGCTCGTGCAGTGCAGGTCGTTGTCCGGCCGCGGGGCCACGTCCTTCGGATGGGCTGGGCCGAACTCGAACGGGCGTTCCACGTACGCGGTACGCAGGCCGCAGGCGCGCGCCCCCGCGAGATCGTCGTGGTGCGCAGCCACGAGCATCACCTGCTCGGGCCGCAGGTCGAAGACTTGCGCGACCCCGAGATAGGTCGCCGGATCCGGCTTGTAGGCGCGGAACACCTCGGCCGACAGCACGCAATCCCATGGCAGGCCGGCGCGCCTGGCCATGTTGGTGAGCAGCCCGATGTTGCCGTTGGACAGCGTGCAAAGGGTGTAGCGGCGCTTCAGCCGGCGCAGCCCCTCGACGCTGTCCGGCCACGGGTCCAGCCGGTGCCACACGCGATTGAGGTGCACGCGATCCGCCTCGCCCAGGCCTTCGAGTCCGAATCGCGGCAGGAGGTCGTCGAGGATCATCCGGTGCAACTCGTCGATGCGCGTCCAGCCGAGCTCGCCACGCGCCACGCGCGCCATCGCCGGCTTGTAGCCTTCGCGCCAGGCACGTGCGAACGCGTCCCCGTCCACCTGAGGGTGCAACTGGGCCATCTCGCGCACGATGCTGCCGTGCCAATCGACGACCGTGCCGAAGATGTCGAAGGCCAGCACCCGGACGCTGCCGGCGAGATCGGTGGAAGGGCTCATGCGCACCAGTCTACGGGCATGGCATGGGCCGGCGGGCTGCTCGAGTGTTGCCGCGGTCCTACCGCCCCTATCGGTGCGGCGCTGGCACCGGCGCCGGCTGCTGCTCGCTCGTCGATGCGAACCAGGTACCGCGCGACAGGAAGGTGTAGTCGGCCTCCAGCGCCCCGATGCCGAGCAGCGTGATCAGCAGCAGGGGCGGCACCAGGATGGCGTAGACCAGCGCGAGCCGCTCCCAGAGCATGTGCATGAAGACGGACACGATCAACCCGGCCTTCAGGAGCATGAAGACGACGATCAGGGTCCAGCGCAGCAGGCCCTGGACCTCGAAGTAGTCGACGGCGTAGGACGCGGCGCTGAGCACGAACAGCAGGCCCCAGATCTTGAAATAGATCCCGAGCGGATGCTGCTGCCCCTGGGCGTGCGCGGCGGGGTGGTCCGCGGGGTGTTCCGCTGGCGGATGCTCTGCCGGGTCCATGCGCTGCTCCTGGCTTACCAGAGATAGAAGAACGCGAAGATGAAGACCCACACCAGGTCCACGAAGTGCCAGTACAGGCCCATGATCTCGACGATCTCGTAGTTCCCTCGGCGCCCGGTCAGGAAGCCCGGCCGCTGGGCGTCGAGGTCGCCGCGCCGCACCTTCAGCGCGACGATCAGCAGGAAGATCACGCCGATGGTCACGTGCGTGCCATGGAAGCCGGTGATCATGAAGAACGCCGATCCGAACTGGGCCGCGCCCCAGGGGTTGCCCCAGGGGCGCACCCCTTCGGCGATCAGCTTGGACCACTCGAAGGCCTGCATGCACACGAAGGTGGCGCCCAGGGCCGCTGTGGCCAGCAGCAGCGCAAAGGTCCGCCGGCGGTCACGGCGGTAGCCGTAGTTCACCGCCAGCGCCATGGTGCCGCTGCTGCTGATCAGGACGAAGGTCATGATCGCAATCAGCAGCAACGGCACCTCGCGGCCGAACAGCGTCAGCGCGAAGACCTCGCTGGGGTTGGGCCAGGGCACGGTGGTCGATATCCGCACCGTCATGTACGAGATCAGGAAGCTGCCGAAGATGAAGGTGTCGCTGAGCAGGAAGATCCACATCATCGGCTTGCCCCATGGCACCGCCTTGAAGGCGCGCTGGTCCGAAGACACGTCCGCGACGATGCTTCGCCAGCGCCCGCCGGCGGGCGCGCCTGCCGATGCCGTTCCTGCCTGGATTGCACTCATGGTCCTGCGCTCCTCGATTTCCACGCCGCCCCCTCACAAGGGACCCGCCGAGCAGATCGCCAGCCCGAGGTTTTCGGAGACCAGCAGCGCGTACAGCACCAGCCAGACGGCGAGCAGGTAATGCCAGTAGGTGGCGCACAGCTCCACGCCCAGGCGAACCGCTGACGGGTCGGAGCCGCGCCAGACCCGCGACACCGCGCGCGACCAGGCCACCAGGCCACCCGCCACGTGCAGGCCGTGCACCGCGGTGAACAGGTAGAAGAACGCCGCGGCCGCGCTGCTGGAGGCGAAGTAGTCCGCGTCGTTCAGCTGTTTCCAGACGACCAGCTGGCCGGCCAGGAAGCCGGCCGTCAGCAGGCCGCTCGCCACCAGGCCCCGCCGCAGCGCGCCGCCGTCGCCGCGGTGCAGGCCGCGGACGGACCCCGCCATCGACAGGCTCGCGGCCACCAGCAGCGCGGTGTTCAGCATCAGCAGCCGGGGCCGTGGGATCGGGCTCCAGTCGGCAAAACCCAGGCGCATGGCATACGCGCTGATGAACAGCACGAACAGCGAGGTCGCGACCGCGAGGAATACCCACAGCCCGGTCTTCGCCGCGGGCCGGTGGGGCGCGATAGCCGGCGCCGCAACCGCGATCTGCCAGGGCTGCACGTTGATCGTCTGCCGCAACAGCCAGCCCACGATGACGGCCATCATCAGCGACAGGAACACCAGGGCCAGGGTCATGGCGCTACGCTCGGGCCGGTTGCTCGTTGCGGACCCAGGCTTCGGCCGGCACCTCGGCGGGCGGAACGTTCTGGGGGATGTAGTCGGCCTGGACGCCCGGAACGCCGTAGTCGTAGGCCCAGCGGTACACGACCGGCAATTCCTTGCCGAAGTTGCCGTGCTTCGGCGGCGTGTCCGGCGTCTGCCACTCCAGCGTGGTGGCGCCCCAGGGATTGCCGCCGGACGGCTTGCCGCGCCAGTAGCTGATCGCCAGGTTGTACAGGAACACGAGCTGCACGGCGCCCACGACGAAGGCCGCGATCGAGATCCACGCGTTGAGCAGGTGGGCCGACTCGGGAATGAAGCTCGTGCCGCCGATCGCGTAGTAGCGGCGGGGAACGCCCATGAACCCGAGGTAGTGCATGGGGTAGAAGATCGCGTAGGTGCCGACGAAGGTGACCCAGAAGTGGAACTTGCCCAGCGTCTCGTCCAGCATCCGCCCGGTGACCTTGGGATACCAGTGGTAGATCGCCCCGAACACCACCAGCACCGGGGCGATCCCCATCACCATGTGGAAGTGCGCGACGACGAACATGGTGTCCGACAACGGCATGTCGACCACCACGTTGCCCAGGAACAGGCCCGTCAGGCCGCCGTTGACGAAGGTGAAGATGAACGCGATGGCGAACAGCATCGGCACCGTCAGGCGGATGTTGCCGCGCCACAGGGTCAGCACCCAGTTGTAGACCTTGATGGCGGTGGGCACCGCGATGACCAGGGTGGTGGTGGCGAAGAAGAAGCCGAAGTGCGGATTCATGCCGCTCACGTACATGTGGTGCGCCCACACGACGAAGCTCAGGCCGCCGATCACCAGGATGGCCCAGACCATCATGCGGTAGCCGAAGATGTTCTTGCGCGCGTGGGTGCTGATCAGGTCCGAGACGATGCCGAACGCCGGCAGCGCCACGATGTAGACCTCGGGGTGACCGAAGAACCAGAACAGGTGCTGGAACAGCAGCGGGTTGCCGCCCGAGTACGCCAACTGCTGCCCCTTGGACACCAGCGCCGGCATGAAGAAGCTGGTGCCGAGCGTCTGGTCCAGCAGCATCATGACGGCGCTGACGAACAGCGCGGGAAAGGCCAGCAGCGCCAGGATGGTGGCCATGAAGATGCCCCACACCGTCAGCGGCATGCGCATCAGCGTCATGCCCCGGGTGCGGGCCTGCAGGACGGTCACCACGTAGTTCAGGCCCCCCATGGTGAAGCCGATGACGAACACCATGAGCGAGACCAGCATGAGGATGATGCCGGCGTGCGCGCCCGGCGTGCCCTCCAGGATGGCCTGCGGCGGATACAGGGTCCAGCCCGCGCCGGTGGGCCCGCCCGGCACGAACATGCTGGCGACCAGCAGGACCACGGCGAGCAGGTAGATCCAGTAGCTGAGCATGTTGACGTAGGGGAACACCATGTCGCGCGCCCCGACCATCAACGGAATCAGGTAGTTGCCGAAGCCGCCCAGGAACAGCGCCGTCAGCAGGTAGATCACCATGATCATCCCGTGCATGCTCACCAGCTGCAGGTAGGTGGCGGGGTCGATGAAGGCGAAGCGCCCCGGGAATCCGAGCTGCAGCCGCATCAGCCAGGAAAAGACCAGCGCCACCAGCCCGATGCCCATCGCGGTCAGCGCGTACTGGATGGCGATCACCTTCGCGTCCTGGCTCCAGACGTACTTGCCGATGAAAGTCTTCGGGTGGTAGAGCTCGGCCTCGCCGGTTTCCGCCGGCGGCGCGAAAGCGGTCTCGTCGTGCGCAACATGGGAGCTCATGGCGGCCTTCCGGAAGTCAGCGCGAGTTGATGTAGGCCAGCGTGTCGGCGATCACCGCGTCGTCGCTCAGCATCCCGGCAACCAGCCGCATCTGGGCGCCCCGGATGTCCTGCGGATGGTCGCCGCGCACGCCGTCCCTGAAGTTCTTCAACTGCCGGGCCATGTACCAGTCGCTCATGCCCTGCAGCCGGGGCGCCTGGGTCGCCGAGATGCCGCGACCGTCGGCGCCGTGGCAGGCCGCGCAGGTCGCGTAGTGCCGGCGGCCCTTGTCCACGTCGCCGCTGACCGTGTGCGCCGCCGGCGTGTCCGGCATCGAGGCGATGTAGCTGGCGACGTTGGCCAGGGCCGCCTCGTCGGGCAGCGTGGCGGCCATGGGCGCCATCATCTTGCCGAAGCTGTCCTTCTCATGCGTGCCCCGGGCGCCGCTCCTGAACAGGCGCAGCTGGCGCTCCAGGTACCAGGCCGGCTGCCCACCCAGCCGCGGCGCGTTCAGGGCCCTGTTGCCCTCGCCGTTGGCGCCATGGCAGGCCGCGCAGACGGCATAGGCGGCCTTGCCGGCTGCGGCGTTGCCGGGCACTCGCTCCGACGCCTGGGCGAACGTCGGTTGCCCGTTCAGCCAGGCTTCGTAGCTTGCGGGGTCGTCCACCACGAGCCGCCCGCGCATGGCGAAATGCCCGATCCCGCACAGCTCCTCGCACAGCAGGTCGAACGAACCGGTGCGGGTGGGCGTGAACCACGCATAGGTGACCTGGCCGGGCACCATGTCCATCTTGACGCGCAGTTGCGCCACGCCGAAGTTGTGCAGCACGTCCTTGGAGCGAAGCAGCAACTTGACCGGATGCCCCAGCGGCACGTGCAGGTCGGGGCTCGCCACCAGGATGTCGTCCCGGCCATTGGGATCGCTGGGGTTGAGGCCGAACGGATTCTCGTCCGTGACCAGGCGGGCGTTCACCGTACCCAGCTTGCCGTCCTTGCCGGGCAGCCGATAGCTCCAGTTCCATTGCCGCGCCAGCACCTCCACCACCTGGGCGTCCCCGGGGGCGTCGACGACTTTCGCCCAGACCAGCAGGCCCGGGGCCAGCATGGCCGCGACGCCGGCCGCGGTGAGGACCAGCAGCCACCACTCGAGCTGCTTGTTCTCGGGCTGGTAGGCGGAGCGGCTGTCGTGCCGGTGCCGGTAGCGGAGCACCGCCACGGCCATGAACACGTTCACCGCCACGAACACGACCCCGGTCACCCAGAAGGTGATGCCGATCGTCGTGTCGATGGCGCCCCAGTTCGAGGCGATCGGGGTGAAGTACCACGGGCTCAGGAAATGGAAGAGGACCGAGCCGAGGGCCAGCACGATCAGCGCGATGGCGATAGCCATGGTCAGCCCCGTGCAAGCGCGGCCGCCGGCCGGCGTGCCGTGCGCGGATCCGCAGGACGCAAACGCAGGGGACCGTGCACCGAAGCCTCCCTCGCGCGCGATAGCGCTTCGCCAAACTTGTACATCCGATGGCGCAGCCATGCAAGCCAACGGTGCTCGGCAGTGCGTCGCCGGTCACGCTGAGCCAGCGTGTGAAGCTCGTGCTTTGCGCAACCGATGAGGCACGGCTCCTGCCCTGCAAGGGAAGCGTTTACATCTTCCAGTTGCATGCCGCCGCCCTACCCTGTTAGTACTTAGGGCCGGATTTTCAAAGGAGAGTCAGATGAAACACTTCAGCCTCTCTTCCGGCATGACCACCATGCGCGGCATCTTCTATCCCAGGGGGCACATCGTGATGATGTTCCCCACCGAGAAGGACGCGCTCCTCGCGGCGAAGCTGTTGCGCGAGGATGGTGTGTCGGAGGACGAGATGTCCTTGGCGACGCCCGAGGAATTCGACCACGCGATCACGGGCTTGTGCGATGAGCACAGCGACCTGCTGCTGCCGTCGGTGGGAACCGAGGCGGACACGGCGCTGCATTTCCGCCAGCTCGCCCACGACGGCCACTACGCGCTCGTCGTGCACGCCAATGCCAGGCTGACGTCGGACCACGTGGTGGAGCTGCTGAAGGACACGCACTGCTCCTATGGGCAGCGCTACCGTTTCCTCGTCATCGAGGACCTGGTCTGCTGATGCGGCGGGCGCGGATCGCGCGCCCTTCCGCTCGGAAAGCCGGCATCGGCAGCGGCGCATCCGGAGCAAGTCCGCCCGCGACTTGACAGTCCGCCCGCGCCTTGACTTCTGGCGTTCGCCAACTACGGTTGTTGCCCCTTTCAACGCAGGAGGCGTGCCATGGAAAGCGTGCGACTGGACCCGACATTCCACCCATCGCCCCGCCTGGCGATGCAGGCGGAACCGGAACACATCGCCTACACGGCCCTGCTGTCGCCCGACCGTTCGCGCCCGGACGCGCTGGCCGTGGTCGACGTGGACGAGGGATCGGCCACGTACGGCACCGTGCTG
The sequence above is a segment of the Ramlibacter tataouinensis genome. Coding sequences within it:
- a CDS encoding cytochrome c oxidase subunit 3; the protein is MTLALVFLSLMMAVIVGWLLRQTINVQPWQIAVAAPAIAPHRPAAKTGLWVFLAVATSLFVLFISAYAMRLGFADWSPIPRPRLLMLNTALLVAASLSMAGSVRGLHRGDGGALRRGLVASGLLTAGFLAGQLVVWKQLNDADYFASSSAAAAFFYLFTAVHGLHVAGGLVAWSRAVSRVWRGSDPSAVRLGVELCATYWHYLLAVWLVLYALLVSENLGLAICSAGPL
- a CDS encoding RNA-binding protein, whose protein sequence is MKHFSLSSGMTTMRGIFYPRGHIVMMFPTEKDALLAAKLLREDGVSEDEMSLATPEEFDHAITGLCDEHSDLLLPSVGTEADTALHFRQLAHDGHYALVVHANARLTSDHVVELLKDTHCSYGQRYRFLVIEDLVC
- a CDS encoding cytochrome C oxidase subunit IV family protein, which translates into the protein MDPAEHPPAEHPADHPAAHAQGQQHPLGIYFKIWGLLFVLSAASYAVDYFEVQGLLRWTLIVVFMLLKAGLIVSVFMHMLWERLALVYAILVPPLLLITLLGIGALEADYTFLSRGTWFASTSEQQPAPVPAPHR
- a CDS encoding c-type cytochrome yields the protein MAIAIALIVLALGSVLFHFLSPWYFTPIASNWGAIDTTIGITFWVTGVVFVAVNVFMAVAVLRYRHRHDSRSAYQPENKQLEWWLLVLTAAGVAAMLAPGLLVWAKVVDAPGDAQVVEVLARQWNWSYRLPGKDGKLGTVNARLVTDENPFGLNPSDPNGRDDILVASPDLHVPLGHPVKLLLRSKDVLHNFGVAQLRVKMDMVPGQVTYAWFTPTRTGSFDLLCEELCGIGHFAMRGRLVVDDPASYEAWLNGQPTFAQASERVPGNAAAGKAAYAVCAACHGANGEGNRALNAPRLGGQPAWYLERQLRLFRSGARGTHEKDSFGKMMAPMAATLPDEAALANVASYIASMPDTPAAHTVSGDVDKGRRHYATCAACHGADGRGISATQAPRLQGMSDWYMARQLKNFRDGVRGDHPQDIRGAQMRLVAGMLSDDAVIADTLAYINSR
- a CDS encoding ABC transporter permease/substrate-binding protein, producing MNLAAFVLTLGLLGAALPAAGADPVVVGSKRFTESYVLGEIARQVLVDAGVPAVHRQGLGNTAVMEQALATGSIALYPEYTGTIVRELLKKEGAEAAAPSLEQINRWLAPKGLKAAVPLGFNNSYALAMREDDAARLGIATLSDLAKTGAPLRFGLSHEFLVRADGWNALKAAYGLPFTPGSGLDHGLAYQALARKQVDVVDAYTTDAQIARLGLRVLRDDRHFFPRYDAVLLMRATLDERILAAALAGRIDDRAMQAMNAQAEIDGRTFEQVARDFLARNRAAGAGGSAAVAAARATQGQGFLDRLLAPDLPRLLREHLILVFASVAIATAIGIPAGVLAARRPRLGRPLAALVGMLQTVPSLALLAFLIALVGAIGFVPALLALSLYALLPIVRNTHAGLASLPPGMRLAGLALGLRSGQVLRGIELPLAAPTIFAGIQTAAVLNVGVATVATFIGAGGLGERIVAGLAVNDTAFMLAGAIPAAILALLTQWAFDIVEWLLLRRRFASAGREGVSHR
- a CDS encoding haloacid dehalogenase type II, yielding MSPSTDLAGSVRVLAFDIFGTVVDWHGSIVREMAQLHPQVDGDAFARAWREGYKPAMARVARGELGWTRIDELHRMILDDLLPRFGLEGLGEADRVHLNRVWHRLDPWPDSVEGLRRLKRRYTLCTLSNGNIGLLTNMARRAGLPWDCVLSAEVFRAYKPDPATYLGVAQVFDLRPEQVMLVAAHHDDLAGARACGLRTAYVERPFEFGPAHPKDVAPRPDNDLHCTSLLALADVLGQGE
- a CDS encoding cytochrome c oxidase subunit I, with protein sequence MSSHVAHDETAFAPPAETGEAELYHPKTFIGKYVWSQDAKVIAIQYALTAMGIGLVALVFSWLMRLQLGFPGRFAFIDPATYLQLVSMHGMIMVIYLLTALFLGGFGNYLIPLMVGARDMVFPYVNMLSYWIYLLAVVLLVASMFVPGGPTGAGWTLYPPQAILEGTPGAHAGIILMLVSLMVFVIGFTMGGLNYVVTVLQARTRGMTLMRMPLTVWGIFMATILALLAFPALFVSAVMMLLDQTLGTSFFMPALVSKGQQLAYSGGNPLLFQHLFWFFGHPEVYIVALPAFGIVSDLISTHARKNIFGYRMMVWAILVIGGLSFVVWAHHMYVSGMNPHFGFFFATTTLVIAVPTAIKVYNWVLTLWRGNIRLTVPMLFAIAFIFTFVNGGLTGLFLGNVVVDMPLSDTMFVVAHFHMVMGIAPVLVVFGAIYHWYPKVTGRMLDETLGKFHFWVTFVGTYAIFYPMHYLGFMGVPRRYYAIGGTSFIPESAHLLNAWISIAAFVVGAVQLVFLYNLAISYWRGKPSGGNPWGATTLEWQTPDTPPKHGNFGKELPVVYRWAYDYGVPGVQADYIPQNVPPAEVPAEAWVRNEQPARA
- a CDS encoding heme-copper oxidase subunit III family protein, with the protein product MSAIQAGTASAGAPAGGRWRSIVADVSSDQRAFKAVPWGKPMMWIFLLSDTFIFGSFLISYMTVRISTTVPWPNPSEVFALTLFGREVPLLLIAIMTFVLISSSGTMALAVNYGYRRDRRRTFALLLATAALGATFVCMQAFEWSKLIAEGVRPWGNPWGAAQFGSAFFMITGFHGTHVTIGVIFLLIVALKVRRGDLDAQRPGFLTGRRGNYEIVEIMGLYWHFVDLVWVFIFAFFYLW